In the genome of Nymphaea colorata isolate Beijing-Zhang1983 chromosome 9, ASM883128v2, whole genome shotgun sequence, one region contains:
- the LOC116260565 gene encoding lysophospholipid acyltransferase 1-like, whose product MGGEGLVGMEAAAAAIGVSVPVLRFLICFVTTIPVSWAWRAVPGSFLKHLYSALTGAALSYLSFGFSSNLHFLVPMSLGYIFMVLCRRYCGILTFFAAFGYLIGCHVYYMSGDAWKEGGIDATGALMVLTLKVISCSINYNDGLLKEEGLREAQKKYRLLKCPSLLEYVGYCLCCGSHFAGPVYEMKDYLEWTERKGLWNCDSKQGPPSPYGATLRALLQAALCMGIYLYLVPYFPLSRFSEPIYQQWGFWKRLGYQYMSGFTARWKYYFIWSISEAAIIICGLGFSGWTDTVPPKPKWDRAKNVDIIGVELANSAVGLPLVWNIQVSTWLRYYVYERLIQKGKKPGFLQLLVTQTVSAVWHGLYAGYIIFFVQSALMIAGSRAIYRWQQAIPLSMDMLRKVMGFINFAYTVLVLNYSCIGFMVLSMHETLASYGSVYYVGTIVPVVVILLSYIIKPSKPRRSQAHKDK is encoded by the exons ATGGGAGGCGAAGGACTGGTGGGAATGGAGGCCGCGGCGGCGGCGATTGGCGTGTCCGTGCCCGTCCTGAGATTCCTCATCTGTTTTGTGACGACCATCCCGGTGAGTTGGGCGTGGCGCGCTGTCCCCGGATCCTTCCTCAAGCACCTCTACTCCGCCCTGACAGGAGCTGCCCTTTCCTACCTCTCGTTTGGATTTTCATCCAACCTCCACTTCCTCGTTCCCATGTCCCTTGGCTACATCTTCATGGTCCTCTGCCGCAGATACTGCGGCATCTTAACTTTCTTCGCTGCCTTTGGCTACCTCATCGGCTG CCATGTATATTATATGAGTGGCGATGCATGGAAGGAAGGAGGCATTGATGCTACTG GTGCTCTAATGGTCTTGACACTTAAAGTAATATCATGTTCAATAAACTATAATGATGGATTACTAAAAGAAGAAGGTCTTCGAGAGGCCCAGAAGAAATACAGGTTGCTTAAGTGCCCTTCCCTGCTTGAGTATGTTGGTTACTGTCTTTGCTGTGGCAGTCACTTTGCAGGGCCAgtttatgaaatgaaagattaccTTGAATGGACAGAAAGAAAAGGA tTATGGAACTGTGATAGTAAGCAAGGGCCTCCTTCACCGTATGGAGCTACACTAAGAGCTCTTCTTCAAGCTGCTTTATGCATGGGTATCTACTTGTATCTGGTACCCTACTTTCCGTTGTCCCGGTTTTCTGAACCTATATACCAGCAATGGGGATTCTGGAAACGTCTTGGCTATCAATATATGTCTGGGTTCACTGCTCGTTGGAAATATTATTTCATATGGTCTATTTCAGAAGCAGCCATTATAATATGTGGTCTTGGATTTAGTGGTTGGACAGATACTGTCCCTCCCAAACCAAAGTGGGATCGTGCAAAAAATGTGGATATTATAGGAGTGGAGTTGGCCAATAGCGCGGTAGGATTACCTCTTGTGTGGAACATTCAAGTCAGCACTTGGCTTCGTTACT ACGTTTATGAAAGGCTTATCCAGAAAGGAAAGAAACCAGGATTCTTGCAGTTGTTGGTGACACAGACAGTTAGTGCTGTTTGGCAC GGATTATATGCTggatatattatttttttcgtGCAATCTGCCCTTATGATTGCTGGTTCAAGAG CTATCTACAGATGGCAGCAAGCTATTCCACTGAGTATGGACATGTTGAGGAAAGTGATGGGCTTTATCAACTTTGCCTACACAGTGCTGGTTCTGAACTACTCCTGCATAGGTTTCATG GTGTTGAGCATGCATGAGACCCTTGCTTCATATGGAAGTGTATACTATGTTGGCACCATCGTACCAGTAGTTGTGATCCTCCTCAGCTACATAATCAAGCCATCGAAGCCGAGAAGGTCACAGGCTCATAAGGACAAGTGA
- the LOC116260098 gene encoding protein COFACTOR ASSEMBLY OF COMPLEX C SUBUNIT B CCB2, chloroplastic — MAALLSWASLRLPSRQIAPPPPFCLARKTFTSVFSSPAGRRTSRRIVRTHVGGSDSNGADERKQVDLSVLRFTLGIPGFDESYLPRWIGFAAAFLLLLNHFLSPNLVSPSQLRSEALGLLLASFSVSLPYLGKFLTGAHALNRSTLPEENRQIFAMSENLSETQKENFAWGSYILLRNTNSMSVLIFVQDLLCVRGYWNVPADFSKERLLQWFKIKIEDIGLLELKDTLYFPQSIDSEAWGALLPKGTSSFMVQPMLASSELTDDKVGGIQGFILLSSCIDYAFGEKDRAWIRAISNKFKY, encoded by the exons ATGGCCGCCCTCTTATCTTGGGCTTCGTTGCGACTACCTTCCCGCCAAATTGCGCCGCCACCACCCTTTTGTTTGGCTCGTAAAACCTTCACCTCCGTCTTCTCATCCCCAGCTGGGCGGCGAACAAGCCGTAGAATCGTCAGAACACACGTTGGTGGTTCGGATAGTAATGGCGCCGATGAAAGGAAGCAAGTGGACCTCTCCGTCCTCCGTTTCACCCTTG GAATCCCGGGGTTCGATGAGTCTTATTTGCCCAGATGGATTGGCTTCGCTGCTGCTTTTCTCCTTTTGCTCAATCATTTCCTGAGCCCCAATCTGGTCTCTCCTTCACAACTT AGGTCGGAAGCGTTGGGACTCCTCTTGGCTTCTTTCTCGGTCAGCCTCCCTTATCTTGGGAAGTTTCTCACG GGTGCACATGCTCTGAATCGGTCAACCTTGCCAGAAGAGAACAGGCAAATTTTTGCCATGTCTGAAAACCTATCAGAAACTCAGAAAGAAAATTTCGCTTGGGGTTCATACATTCTTCTTCGGAATACCAACTCTATGTCTGTG ctCATATTTGTGCAGGACTTGCTATGTGTGCGAGGATATTGGAATGTGCCAGctgatttttcaaaagaacGTCTGTTACAGTGGTTcaagataaaaattgaagatattggGCTCTTGGAGTTAAAGGACACACTTTATTTTCCTCAGTCAATAG ATTCCGAAGCTTGGGGTGCATTATTGCCCAAAGGGACTTCGTCCTTTATGGTACAACCAATGCTGGCTTCCTCAGAGCTCACCGATGACAAAGTTGGCGGAATCCAAGGTTTTATACTGTTGTCATCTTGTATCGATTAtgcttttggagaaaaagacaGAGCATGGATAAGAGCGATTTCTAATAAATTCAAGTACTAA
- the LOC116261592 gene encoding BAG family molecular chaperone regulator 1-like — translation MMRIRSKGAAPAATAGDSGTDQVEWEVRPGGMLVQKRSTESEQTAAAAPTVRVRVKYGSSVHEIRISPQATFGELKKLLASQTGLHPQDQKLFFKDKERDSRDFLDMTGVKDKSKMVLQEDPQSQERRYLEMRRNAKMEKAAKSITEVSLEVDNLAGQVSALESVISRGGKVAEKDVLSLSELLMTQLIKLDGIIADGDMKMQRRMQVKRVQKYVETLDSIKVSNSLIPNSQAPARQPVVVTTKWETFDSSPVPPVPSTSKLNWELFD, via the exons aTGATGCGGATCAGGTCGAAGGGCGCCGCTCCTGCGGCGACGGCAGGTGATAGCGGCACCGACCAAGTGGAATGGGAAGTGAGGCCCGGCGGCATGCTGGTCCAGAAGAGGAGCACCGAGTCGGAGCAGACCGCGGCCGCCGCTCCGACCGTCAGAGTCCGGGTGAAGTACGGGTCGTCCGTCCACGAGATCCGCATTAGCCCTCAAGCAACATTCG GGGAGTTGAAGAAGCTGCTGGCGTCGCAGACGGGGCTACACCCGCAGGACCAGAAGCTCTTTTTCAAAGACAAGGAGAGAGATTCGAGAGATTTTCTGGACATGACTGGCGTGAAGGACAAGTCGAAGATGGTTCTCCAGGAGGATCCTCAGAgccaggagagaaggtatcttGAGATGAGGAGAAACGCGAAGATGGAGAAGGCAGCCAAGTCCATCACAGAGGTCAGCCTGGAGGTGGACAACCTTGCAGGCCAG GTCTCTGCTTTAGAATCGGTGATCTCGCGAGGCGGGAAAGTCGCCGAGAAGGACGTGCTGAGCTTGAGTGAGCTCTTGATGACTCAGTTGATCAAGCTGGATGGGATCATAGCAGACGGTGACATGAAGATGCAGAGACGAATGCAG GTGAAGAGAGTGCAAAAGTATGTGGAAACCCTTGACTCGATCAAGGTCAGCAACTCATTGATACCCAACAGCCAAGCACCGGCGCGGCAGCCTGTTGTCGTGACC